From the Deltaproteobacteria bacterium genome, the window GGGCCGACCTACGATAATTTTATCACCCATCGCTATCGCGCGCTGTGGAACATCACGATCACCGGGCGTATCGCGCGCCGCGGCTGGCTAGCTCCGACCGCGCGAGAGGAGGCTCTGAACGAATTCATCGCGGCCTTTCCCATGCTCCAGGAAAATGGCGAAAAACTTTTCAGCCGCTTCTACGACAGCGACCACCCGCGCCATGCGGAGCTGACCCCGTTGGCTTTCGATCCGGCCGCCACAGTGGATGGTTCGCGCCCCCATTCCGCTCAAGCGACCCATTGCCCGCTCTGCAAATTTCCCACTTACGCCTTCGAACCGGCACCGCAAAATCTCGGCGCCGACACCCAAGCCGAGATTACCGCGGACTTCCCCGATTGGTCGCCGGAAAAAGGGCTTTGCAACCAATGCGCCGATCTCTACCGCGGCCGCCGGATGTCGCTTGCCGCGTTGAAAATGCTGCCAGGCTGGCATTCGCCGACAGTTTGACCAAAACTGAGATGTTCTTTCTTGCGGCCATTTTTACCCGAGCATAAACCATGCGAAATTTCGACGCACTCCTCGCCCAATCCTCATCCACCCACGGCCACAGCTGTGCCGGGCAAGTTTTAGGCGTGCGGATGGCAATGGTGGGGTGCCGCGAAATCGGCATCGACGAGCCGCGCGGCTGCGAAAAGTTGATCGTCTACGTCGAAATGGACCGCTGCGCCACCGCGTGGGCGGTAAGCGGATGGTCGCCGGTAATCATGATGGTTTTGACGCCGGCCCGCAGGCTGAGATCGATCGCGGTTTTCGCTTCCGGACGGGGCGGATCGATCATCCCCACCAAGCCGAGAAAGATCATGTCGCGCTCACACGCCTCGTCATCCAAAGTCACGCCGGGTCTGTAAGCCACCGCCAAGACTCGCAACGCTTCATTCGCCATGGCGCGCGCGCTGATGACGACGCTGCACGACACGCCGCAAGGCATGGCGGCGTACGCCAAAGGCGCGCGGCTGACCGCGCCACAAGCCGAGGCCAACGATCAATAGCACTACGACGATAGCCGCCCGCGCCAGCGCGTGGCCGACGCGATCGAGATTCTGCTGCAGCGGCGTCTTGCCGCTCTCAACCGTCTGCCGGAGCCGCGCGATCTTGCCAAACTCCGTCTGCATGCCGGTGGCAACCACCACCGCGCGGCGCCGCCCATAGGTCGCCGCGGTGCCGGCAAAGGCCATATTCCTGCGATCGCCCACCGCGACATCGACGGCGCCAAGTGCCGCCATATGCTTTTCCACCGGCAGCGATTCACCGGTGGGCGACGCTTCTTCGATTTTCAAGTTAAACGCTTCCAGGAGCCGCGTATCGGCCGGAATGCCGTCGCCGGTGTGCAAGAGAACGATATCTCCCGGCACGAGCTGGCGCGCCGCAAGGCTGCGCTCCTCGCCGTCGCGCACCACGGTCGCGGCCGGCGCCGCCATGCGACGGAGCGCCTCCATGGCCCGCTCGGCGCGGTACTCCTGGACGAAGCCCAACAGCACGGCAAACAGCACGATGATCGCGATGGCGATCGCTTCGACGGTGTGGCCGAGAAAGAGCGACAGGATGACCGCCACCAGCAGAATCACAATTAGAACATTCTTGAATTGCGCCATCAGCAGATGCAGCGGCGCAACCCGCGCCACCGCTTGCAGCTCGTTGGGACCTTGCTCGGCCAAGCGGCGCTGCGCCTCCGCTTCAGTCAAGCCGCCAGCGGCATCGCTGCAGAATTGGGTCAGCACTGCGCTGGGCTCCAATTGGTGCCAAGGCGTCCCATTGATCGGCGCGGCAGGCATGTTGTGCATTTGGGTCTGAGCTCCTGGCCTGGAAGCGGGCAAAGGCTAAGCCAGCAATGTCACAAGCGAAGGGCGCGCGTATTATCACAAATGAGATGCACGGCGATTTTTTTCGCACGACCGAGACGCCTGTGCATCGGCTGGTGCGATGGAGGGTCCGGTGGCGCTGCGTCATCTGCTAACGGTTACAATGGCTGAGACAGCCCCCACCGGGCGGCTAGTCGCTTTTGCGGCTTTTCGCGGTGGAGGTACTTGGCGCGCATACTCCAGCGGCGGGGAGTAGCGCCATTTCGAGCGATAGCTGTTCAGCCGGCGGGTTCTTTTGCATGCGATTGGCCTCGAGCTGGCCTGGCATCGGCGCTGGACTTTCTTCGCTCACTTGCAAGGCGGGAATTGCAAACTCACGGTTGTTCAGCACGAGCTTGCCGGTGACCGGCAAGCGCTTGCGCATCGACGTAACCGTATGGCAGCCGTGGCCGGCCAGCTGGGCGACCTGCAGCACCCGCTCCGTCGGTGTGCCGCTCTTGATGCGAATCGTAAACTCGAAGCTCTTGGTTGCGCTGGCGAAGTCGCCCAGGCGGCGCTGCACGCTCATGTCGTAGGCCATGCACAAATCCAGCTCGGCGTCGTCGATGGCGACGCCATGGCGCGCGGCAAACCACGCCATCTTGCTGAACATGCAAAACCCGATGGAAGCGACGATGAATTGGAGCGCCGACGGACCGCGGCCGGTTTCGCTCTGGTACGGCTCGTGATTGCAGGAGACTGTCAGGTCGGAGACCGACTCGATGCGGGAGAGTTGGTCGTTTAAGCGAATGACGGCGCGCTGGACTAAGATATAGTCCGCGTCGTCGCCCGCTGATTCTCGTTTTTCCTCGTAAGCTACGCGAAATTTTCCGAGATCGATGCTTCCCGGAACCGTGGCCATGCGTCACTTCGCGCCGTTGAGCGCCTCGTAGATTTTCTCCGCAGTGATCGGCAGGCTGGTGATGCGCACGCCGCAGGCGTCCGCCACCGCGTTGGCGATCGCCGCCGCGGTCGGCACGTTGGCGGTCTCGCCGATCGGCATGCTGGCGTAGGGCCCAGCGCCCTTTTCACGCTCGAAGACCGAGCTGCGAAACGTCGGCACGTCTTTGATGGTGGGAATCTTGTACTCGCCGAAGTTAGCGGTCGCGACTTTGCCGTCGTTGATGGTGACTTGCTCCATCAGCGCATAGCCGATGCCGGTCATCGCCGCGCCTTCGATCTGCCCCTGGTGCATGAGCGGGTTTAACACCGTGCCGCCGTTGTGCGTCGAGGTGAATTTTCTCAGCTGCACTTGGCCGGTGGCCGGATCGACTTCCACCTCGGCGATCTGCACGCACATCGACGCTTCGTGGACCTTCTTGTTGTTGTCGTAGGTCGCTTCGACGCGAATCGGCCCGCCGTTAGCTTTGACCAAGTCAGCATAGGACAAGCGCCGCTCCATGCGTGGATGGAGCACCGCACCCTTGGCAAGCTGCATCTGCGCCGCATCGCCGCCCATCTGGCTCGCCGCAGCCTGCTTCACCGCTTCGGTGAGCTTGAGCGCGGCTTGATAGCCGGCGTTGCCGTAGACACGCGTGGCGCGGCTGCCGCCGACGCCGGTGTCTTTGACGCCGTCTTGAGTATTCAATTGTTGAAAACGAATTTGGCTGAGCGGAACCTTCAGCTCTTCGGCGACGATCTCGCTCAGCACGGTGTAAGTGCCCGCGCCCTGATCGGCCATAGCGGAGGAGATTGTCACCAAGCCCTTGTCGTCGAGCGTCAGCGCCACCGTGCCGATGCCGCCGTTGGCCATCCATTGGACAAAGGCCACGCCGCGGCCGATGTTTTTCCCTTTGGGCCGGTTGTAGCCGGAGTCTTCCAGCGCCTGTTTGAGCGTCTCTTCGGTTTTGATGTAGCCGACCTCTTCGCCGATGGGGTCGATGTCGCCGTCATGCATCAAATTTTTCTGGCGGAACTTGAGCGGGTCGATGCCGAGCTTTTTCGCCACGATGTCGAGATGGCTTTCGTTGGCGAAAAACCCTTGCGGATCGCCCGGCGAGCGCATGTGGCCGCAGGGAACCTTGTTGGTGTAGACCATGTGCTCTTCGATCAAGCAGTGTGAAATCTTGTAGGGACCGGCCGAACCGTGCGGGCCGGCGAGAAACGCGTTCGGTTTGAAGGCGCCATAGGCACCACTGTCGAAGACAAAATCCATGTGATGGGCGACGATAGTACCGTCTTTTTTCACACCGGTTTTGACTTTGATGATCGAGGCGTGGCGCGGGTTGCCGGCGATAAACTCTTCTTCGTAGTCCATCACCAACTTGACCGGCCTGCCGGCCGCCTTGGAGAGCAAGTAAACCACCGCGACGTCCATAAAGTCGCCCTTGCCGCCGAAATCGCCGCCGATGAAAACCGGATTGACGACCAATTTTTCATGGGGCAATTGCAACGCGTTGCCGACCTGCTCGCGAATCGCGAAGGGCACTTTGCTGCAGCACCAGATCTGCGCTGAGCCGTCGGTCTTGGTGTCGACGATGCAGGAATGCGGTTCGATGTAAGCGTGGTGCACCACTGGCGTGGTGAAGGTGTTCTCAAAAACCATGTCAGCTTGAGCAAAGCCAGTGGCGATGTCGCCCTTCTTCCAGGTGTAGTAGACGAACTCGTTGGTCGGGCCGTCGAGCGGCTTGGGCAAACCCTTGTAGCTAGCAACGTCAGGGTGGATTCTCTTCGAGCCGGGCCTGAGGGCTTCGACGGGATCGAGTAGCGGCTCGCTCTCTTGGTACTCGATCTCGATCAGGTTCAGCGCCTCTTCGGCTATATCCTCGGTCTCCGCCGCGACGGCAGCGATTTTTTCGCCGGCAAAGCGAACTTCGTCGTCGGCGATGATCGGCATGTCGTAGAGGCGCCGGCCGATTTTCAAACCGCGGCAATCGGCGCCGGTGAGCACGGCGTGCACGCCCTTCAAAGCGCGCGCCTTGCTGATGTCGATGTTTTTGATTTTGCCCGACGGCACCTGGCTGCGCAGCAATTTGCCCCACAGCATGCCGGGCAGCGTCACGTCGACGGTGTATTTCGCCTGACCGCTGACCTTCAACTCACCTTCGATTCTCGGCGTGGGGTTACCGATGAACTGTTTGCCTGCTGCTGCCATTGCGCGACCTCCTGACTCCGAAGAAAAAATCTATTTGGATGGGTGGATTCCGCTTCGCCCCCTCGAGCGCGAAGCGGAATCGAAGCTGGCTCCCCGGGACGGGCTCGAACCGCCGACCCGGTGATTAACAGTCACCTGCTCTACCAACTGAGCTACCGGGGAAGTAAACGATTTATTTATTTAGCATACGACATTTAGAAATTCTAGGCACTGAGCACGTAAACAGCCCGCAATCAATCACACCAACCGCAGCGCTTTCAGCTCCTCCGCCATGCGCTGGTGGTGCGTCGCCGGCCAAAAGATGCGCCGGCACTTGGGGCACCAAGAAAACTCCGCCTGAGTGGCAAACACATAGGGCGGCACGATCGTTTCGACCGTTGTTTTATCCCTTGGCTGCAGCACCGCGTTGCAAGTCAAGCAGCGCGAGAACAGTTTGCCGGCACAGTTTAGCCCGCACTGACGCATCACCTGCTGGAGCTGCTCACGATGATGGTCGCTGGCGATGAAAATAAACGGCGGCGGCTGTTTCTGTTTGAGCTTGCGGTCACGCGTTAGAATCAACCGGCTCTCGCGCCGCGCCGCGCGGATGAGCCCGTAGCCCGACAGGTGCTTGCCATAGATCACATCTTGGCCAAGCACCCGCAGCCACTTGGCCAAGCGCCCAAGCATGCGGTCGGCGGCAAATTTGATTTCTTGCGCCATCTTTATTATTCGCTTGAGTTTCAACCAAAGGCCTAACATATACTCGTAGCCAACTCACGCTAAAGAGCGGCTGCGAAAATAAGTTTCCGAACTTGGCGTCCTTTGCGCCTTTGCGCGAGATATTCCCAGTCTGCTGTTGCAGGAGGCTCCCATGAACTTAGTTCACACAATCTACGAACCCGACGGCCCCGGGCCGCACCCGACAATTCTCACCCTGCACGGCCGCGGCGCCAACGCCTTCGACCTGCTCGGCTTGGCGCCCTACCTTTGCGGCGGCAAGTTCATGATGATTTGCCCCCAGGGGCCGCTCGAAACACCCATCGGTCCGAACCAGGTTGGCTACGCCTGGTACCCGCTCAGCATGGGCGGCCCGGTCGACGTGACGGCAATGCTCGCGTCGCAAAAGGCCTTGAGAGAATTCACCGAGGAGTGTCCGAAACGCTACCCCGTCGACCCCAAGCGCTTCGCCGTTTTGGGCTTCAGCCAAGGCGGCGTGATGGCGTACGGGCTAGCCCTAGCAAATCCCAGCCGCTTCACCGCGTTGGCCGCGCTCAGCTCTTGGCTGGCCAAAGAATTGGTCGCCGAGCAAGGTGTCGGCACAGGTGTCGAAACGCTGCCGACTTTGGTGCAGCACGGCACCCATGACCCGACGATTCAAGTCGACCGCGCGCGCGAGTCCGTCGAAGCGCTGCGCCAATATCGCCTGCCGCTCACGTATAAAGAATACGACATGGGCCACGAGATTTCCGCGCGCAGCCTAAACGACCTCTCCGCCTGGCTAGACGAAAAGGTCGCCAGAAACACTTAGGGGCGACCGATTGGTCGCCCCTAATCTGAAATCTGGAATTTGTAGTCTGG encodes:
- a CDS encoding OsmC family protein produces the protein MATVPGSIDLGKFRVAYEEKRESAGDDADYILVQRAVIRLNDQLSRIESVSDLTVSCNHEPYQSETGRGPSALQFIVASIGFCMFSKMAWFAARHGVAIDDAELDLCMAYDMSVQRRLGDFASATKSFEFTIRIKSGTPTERVLQVAQLAGHGCHTVTSMRKRLPVTGKLVLNNREFAIPALQVSEESPAPMPGQLEANRMQKNPPAEQLSLEMALLPAAGVCAPSTSTAKSRKSD
- a CDS encoding xanthine dehydrogenase family protein molybdopterin-binding subunit, which codes for MAAAGKQFIGNPTPRIEGELKVSGQAKYTVDVTLPGMLWGKLLRSQVPSGKIKNIDISKARALKGVHAVLTGADCRGLKIGRRLYDMPIIADDEVRFAGEKIAAVAAETEDIAEEALNLIEIEYQESEPLLDPVEALRPGSKRIHPDVASYKGLPKPLDGPTNEFVYYTWKKGDIATGFAQADMVFENTFTTPVVHHAYIEPHSCIVDTKTDGSAQIWCCSKVPFAIREQVGNALQLPHEKLVVNPVFIGGDFGGKGDFMDVAVVYLLSKAAGRPVKLVMDYEEEFIAGNPRHASIIKVKTGVKKDGTIVAHHMDFVFDSGAYGAFKPNAFLAGPHGSAGPYKISHCLIEEHMVYTNKVPCGHMRSPGDPQGFFANESHLDIVAKKLGIDPLKFRQKNLMHDGDIDPIGEEVGYIKTEETLKQALEDSGYNRPKGKNIGRGVAFVQWMANGGIGTVALTLDDKGLVTISSAMADQGAGTYTVLSEIVAEELKVPLSQIRFQQLNTQDGVKDTGVGGSRATRVYGNAGYQAALKLTEAVKQAAASQMGGDAAQMQLAKGAVLHPRMERRLSYADLVKANGGPIRVEATYDNNKKVHEASMCVQIAEVEVDPATGQVQLRKFTSTHNGGTVLNPLMHQGQIEGAAMTGIGYALMEQVTINDGKVATANFGEYKIPTIKDVPTFRSSVFEREKGAGPYASMPIGETANVPTAAAIANAVADACGVRITSLPITAEKIYEALNGAK